A genomic segment from Microbacterium sp. SORGH_AS_0428 encodes:
- a CDS encoding ribonuclease H: MSSTDAAPSRYTVATDGACKGNPGPAGWAWVGEDGQWAAGSLPSGTNNIGELLGLLYAIRDHFQVPELIVQADSMYAIDTYTKWMDGHARRGWVTSAKKPTANRDILEQLLEVRDARRAAGLPDVVLEHVRGHRGHRLNSWADERAVRASQHAAKGEELVWTSLRGLEPLDVSVDPPRSAGDRAR; encoded by the coding sequence ATGTCCTCCACTGACGCCGCGCCCTCCCGTTACACCGTCGCGACCGACGGGGCCTGCAAGGGGAACCCGGGGCCCGCGGGCTGGGCGTGGGTGGGTGAAGACGGCCAGTGGGCCGCAGGCTCCCTCCCGAGCGGCACGAACAACATCGGCGAGCTGCTCGGCCTGCTCTACGCCATCCGCGATCACTTCCAGGTGCCCGAGCTCATCGTGCAGGCGGACTCGATGTACGCGATCGACACTTACACGAAGTGGATGGACGGTCATGCTCGTCGCGGCTGGGTGACCTCGGCCAAGAAGCCCACCGCCAACCGCGACATCCTCGAACAGCTCCTCGAGGTGCGCGACGCGCGGCGTGCGGCGGGACTTCCCGACGTCGTACTCGAACACGTCCGCGGACACCGCGGGCACCGGCTCAACAGCTGGGCGGACGAACGCGCGGTCCGCGCGTCTCAGCACGCGGCGAAAGGCGAGGAGCTCGTGTGGACGTCGCTTCGCGGCCTGGAGCCGCTGGATGTCAGCGTGGATCCGCCGCGCAGCGCGGGCGACCGCGCCCGCTGA